The window ATTGAAGAATAAAATGGAAGATTGCCACGCTCGCAAACGGTGCTCGCTCGCAATGACATTAGCCCTCTATCAATTTCAAAAATTCGGCTTCGGGGATGATTTTGATTTTGGCGCCTTTGCCGATGAGGGCTTCAGCCTTGACCCACTTGTTGCCTTTTTCTCGATTTTTATAAACCTCCTCCCCCACCACTAAATAATCGAGGTCTTTATTCACTGAGGCTGCGATCTCTCCCCCTAGGCTTAGGACTTTATCTTCAGCCTCTTTACGCGGCATGACACTCATAGCACCCGTAAAAAGAAAAGTTTTTCCACCCAATTTACCCACGCCCCATTTTTTTTCAGTTAGTTGTATATACTTTAATAGTTGAGCGATTTCTTCAGCCGAATCTTTCAAGCCCTTCACCACTGATTGAGCCGTAATGGGGCCGATGGTATGAATGGATTCAAGTTTGTCTTCGGTTAATTGACGGATTTTTTCTAGGGTTCCAAATTCTTTGACCAACACTTTACTCACTGCACCGGCTAATTCAGGAATACCTAATGCGATTAAAAATGTTTCTAAAGAAACTTGGCGTCTAGCCTGAATATTGCGAATAATTTTTTTTGCTAGAATTTCTCCCATCCTATCCAGTGGTAATAAATCTTCAACGGTCAACCGATAAAAATCATGGGGTTGGGTAATTTTGCCGGTATCGTAGAGTTGCTCAATGAGTTTTTCCCCCACTTCTTCGATCTCAATGGCCTGAATAAAATGTTTGAGTCGACCCATTTGGGTTTCACGGCAACCTTGAGGATTGGTGCAATAGAGAAAATCATCTACGATTTGGGTGGGCTGATGACAGGAGGGGCAGTGCTTGGGCACTTTGATTTCTTGAGTCCCCGACTTTACGACTTTTTCCAGATAAGGAATGACCCCACCGCTACGAACTACTAAAACCCTGGCCCCCAGGGTAAGCCCAATCTTTTTTATCATTCCAATATTGTGCAAGGATATACGTGAAACAACAGCTCCTGATAGTTTCACGGGATCTACAATGCCAATGGGTGTGATCGTTGAAGTGCGTGATACCGACCACTCGATTTCTCGCAAAATAGATTCCGCCGCATCACCTTGAAACTTATAAGCCATG of the Deltaproteobacteria bacterium genome contains:
- the ligA gene encoding NAD-dependent DNA ligase LigA yields the protein MKKLLQNKTVAELEAAIKRHNKLYFEQASPEISDEEFDRLVERLKQLNPSSKVLTQIGSDVSADKNKIEHSTAMLSLDKCYAMEAMVDWAKKVQGDLLVTPKMDGVALAIRYDEAGQYSVAATRGDGYRGEDVTANIRMIKDIPKKLNHGFLEIRGEVFMRRSVFNKLAEKFKSPRNLAAGAIKQKDPHKTKEFNLSFCAYELLGLDLPDEKTKFKKMQALGFSVVDYEIIQNGKPELERVYQEYFKKRENLDYEIDGVVYRASLYSEQVRLGASAHHPRWAMAYKFQGDAAESILREIEWSVSRTSTITPIGIVDPVKLSGAVVSRISLHNIGMIKKIGLTLGARVLVVRSGGVIPYLEKVVKSGTQEIKVPKHCPSCHQPTQIVDDFLYCTNPQGCRETQMGRLKHFIQAIEIEEVGEKLIEQLYDTGKITQPHDFYRLTVEDLLPLDRMGEILAKKIIRNIQARRQVSLETFLIALGIPELAGAVSKVLVKEFGTLEKIRQLTEDKLESIHTIGPITAQSVVKGLKDSAEEIAQLLKYIQLTEKKWGVGKLGGKTFLFTGAMSVMPRKEAEDKVLSLGGEIAASVNKDLDYLVVGEEVYKNREKGNKWVKAEALIGKGAKIKIIPEAEFLKLIEG